The following are encoded together in the Acidobacteriota bacterium genome:
- a CDS encoding HD domain-containing phosphohydrolase, with product MISEERLRSARILIVDDEEPNVRLLEKILAAEGYSQTLSITDSREAVALHGAFRPDVLLLDLHMPPPDGFSILDELKRNRNGGYVGILVLTADITRQTRIRALASGAHDFLTKPFDQLEVLSRLRILLETRFLYRDLEDQNRLLEEKVRERTEELRQNRLEIIQRLSRAVEFRDEGTGLHILRISQFSGALARALGLSRDHAELILSASPMHDIGKIAIPDRILLKEGPLTESEWEVMRRHTRIGYDLLSGHDSAIMRAAAEIALTHHERWDGAGYPQGLRGEAIPVEGRIVALCDVFDALLSRRPYKEPWRMEAAVEEIRRLSGEAFDPEMVRAFEKSLPEMRSIIAKISERLAESL from the coding sequence ATGATTTCCGAGGAGCGGCTGAGGAGCGCCAGGATCCTGATCGTGGACGACGAGGAGCCCAACGTCCGGCTGCTGGAGAAGATCCTGGCCGCGGAGGGCTACTCCCAGACCCTCTCCATCACCGACTCGCGGGAGGCCGTGGCTCTTCACGGGGCCTTCCGGCCCGATGTGCTCCTGTTGGACCTGCACATGCCTCCCCCCGACGGGTTCTCGATCCTGGACGAGCTGAAGCGAAACCGGAACGGCGGGTACGTCGGCATCCTGGTCCTCACCGCCGACATCACCCGCCAGACCCGGATCCGGGCCCTGGCCTCCGGCGCCCACGACTTCCTGACGAAACCCTTCGACCAGCTGGAGGTCCTCTCACGGCTCCGGATCCTTCTGGAGACGCGGTTTCTGTACCGGGACCTGGAGGACCAGAACCGACTTCTCGAAGAGAAGGTCAGGGAGCGCACGGAGGAGCTGAGGCAGAACCGCCTGGAGATCATCCAGCGCCTGAGCCGGGCCGTGGAGTTCCGGGACGAGGGGACGGGACTCCACATCCTGCGCATCAGCCAGTTCTCCGGCGCCCTGGCCAGGGCGTTGGGGCTTTCCCGCGACCACGCGGAGCTGATCCTTTCGGCGAGCCCCATGCACGACATCGGGAAGATCGCGATCCCCGACCGGATCCTCCTGAAGGAAGGTCCCCTCACGGAGTCCGAGTGGGAGGTCATGCGGCGCCACACCCGCATCGGCTACGACCTTCTCTCGGGCCACGACTCGGCCATCATGCGCGCGGCCGCGGAGATCGCCCTGACCCACCACGAGCGGTGGGACGGCGCGGGGTACCCGCAGGGGCTGAGGGGGGAGGCCATCCCCGTGGAGGGACGCATCGTCGCCCTCTGCGACGTCTTCGACGCCCTGCTCTCCAGGCGGCCCTACAAGGAGCCCTGGCGGATGGAGGCGGCGGTGGAGGAAATCCGGAGGCTCTCGGGCGAAGCCTTCGATCCCGAGATGGTGAGGGCCTTCGAAAAGTCCCTTCCCGAGATGCGCTCCATCATCGCGAAGATCTCCGAGCGGCTCGCCGAGAGTCTCTGA
- a CDS encoding BPL-N domain-containing protein translates to MALRRLLPALATFLLNLSVLSAFGQAGAPLRVAVFNGNGASPSCVRMAVEACRIDPTLTVREISAAEIVSGGLREVDVVVFPGGGGGRQRTDLGDAGVEEVRRFVLEEGRGAVGLCAGAYLLSDTPGYACLRLFPARAVDREHDERGHGLIAFDPTPAGLDFLPELRGWGTCHMVYYEGPLLEPSEGAIPRYEVLASMKSDVHLENDAPAGMTPGRPLLLTAESGRGRVFLSVGHPEATPGLRWIVPRAVRWAARRRPAPYAPTVVRPGLVGGEILFDAARRASESACQQALMYGSAGERAEAVRNLAAMRSWDGPLWIRGLLRDADPEVRLSAARTLLDLEWTAAEPDLKAAATSEKDAETKAALMDCLERLRALAPAAIGKG, encoded by the coding sequence ATGGCCCTCCGGCGTCTGCTTCCGGCCCTTGCGACCTTCCTTCTCAACCTCTCGGTTCTCTCCGCCTTCGGGCAGGCCGGCGCGCCCCTGCGCGTGGCGGTCTTCAACGGAAACGGGGCCTCGCCCTCCTGCGTCCGCATGGCCGTGGAGGCCTGCCGCATCGATCCGACCCTCACGGTGCGGGAGATCTCCGCCGCCGAAATCGTGTCGGGAGGGCTGAGGGAGGTGGACGTGGTCGTCTTTCCGGGTGGGGGCGGAGGGCGCCAGCGAACCGATCTGGGGGACGCGGGCGTCGAGGAGGTGCGGCGCTTCGTCCTCGAGGAAGGGCGGGGCGCCGTGGGCCTCTGCGCCGGAGCCTACCTGCTCTCGGACACGCCCGGGTACGCCTGCCTGAGGCTCTTTCCCGCCCGCGCGGTGGACCGGGAGCACGACGAGCGGGGCCACGGCCTCATCGCCTTCGACCCCACTCCGGCGGGCCTGGACTTCCTCCCCGAACTGCGGGGCTGGGGAACGTGCCATATGGTCTATTACGAGGGTCCCCTCCTGGAACCCTCGGAGGGTGCGATCCCCCGGTACGAGGTCCTGGCCTCCATGAAGAGCGACGTGCACCTGGAGAACGACGCCCCGGCGGGCATGACGCCGGGCCGGCCCCTCCTCCTCACGGCCGAATCGGGCCGGGGCCGGGTCTTCCTGTCGGTGGGCCACCCGGAGGCCACGCCGGGCCTGAGGTGGATCGTCCCCCGCGCCGTGCGCTGGGCGGCGCGCCGGAGACCGGCGCCCTACGCCCCGACCGTCGTTCGGCCCGGACTCGTCGGCGGGGAGATCCTGTTCGACGCGGCGCGGCGCGCCTCCGAATCCGCCTGCCAACAGGCCCTCATGTACGGGTCCGCGGGCGAGCGGGCCGAGGCCGTGCGGAACCTCGCGGCCATGCGCAGCTGGGACGGCCCCCTCTGGATCCGTGGCCTCCTGCGCGACGCCGACCCCGAGGTGCGCCTGAGCGCGGCCCGCACCCTTCTGGACCTCGAATGGACGGCGGCGGAGCCGGACCTGAAGGCCGCGGCCACCTCCGAGAAGGACGCGGAGACGAAGGCCGCCCTTATGGATTGCCTGGAGCGCCTGAGAGCCCTCGCTCCCGCGGCGATCGGGAAGGGGG